A region of Epinephelus fuscoguttatus linkage group LG1, E.fuscoguttatus.final_Chr_v1 DNA encodes the following proteins:
- the LOC125896774 gene encoding zinc finger protein OZF-like isoform X15, with product MCSVESLREFVSERLTAAAEEILGVFQRSIVEYEEEIDRQRRLLDMVLKPEIKLHRTELPQQHVCKEEEVVPEQQLCIEERKSSVEQEEPEAPEIKEEEEEVCSSQEGEQLVVKQETDGFMLTPDEESEQSEDQTLDFIHDDTQSAAEKESVISVPFITYVIPTSDHQLLSDNSRVVESQDEEGGHHENDTLSNNDNNSTMSKIHLRTHTGEKSFKCDTCGKAFRYKSDLNVHLRVHTGEKPFTCNTCGKAFRHNSGLTVHMRTHSGEKPFRCKTCGKAFRYCSSLLTHMRIHTGEKPFTCKTCGKAFRQSSELTVHMRTHSGEKLHLCSTCGKRFSDNSALKSHMRIHSGETPYTCTTCGRAFGQKGHLKCHMRIHTGEKPFTCTTCGKAFGYKCHLDTHMRIHTGEKPFTCKTCGKAFRHNSHLTAHMRIHTGEKPFTCKTCGKAFRQSSELRAHMRIHTGEKPFTCTRCEKAFGQKSHLNVHMRTHTGEKS from the exons ATGTGTTCGGTTGAGTCTTTGAGAGAGTTTGTCAGCGAGcgactaactgctgctgctgaagaaatattgGGAGTTTTTCAAAGAAGCATCGTCGAGTACGAGGAAGAGATCGATCGTCAGCGCAGACTGTTGGATATGGTTTTGAAGCCTGAAATCAAGTTACACAGGACAG agctcccacagcaacatgtgtgtaaggaggaggaggttgtccctgagcagcagctgtgtaTTGAGGAGAGGAAGTCCAGTGTGGAGCAAGAGGAGCCAGAGGCTCCAgagattaaagaggaagaggaggaagtgtgcagcagtcaggagggagagcagcttgtagtgaagcAGGAGACTGATGGCTTTATGTTGACTCCTGATGAGGAAAGTGAGCAGAGTGAAGATCAGACTCTGGACTTCATTCATGATGACACTCAAAGTGCAGCAGAGAAAGAGTCTGTCATCAGCGTACCTTTTATAACCTATGTGATACCAACCAGTGACCACCAGCTGCTCTCTGACAACTCTCGTGTTGTTGAGAGCCAAGATGAGGAAGGAGGACATCATGAAAACGATACTCTCAGTAACAATGATAACAACTCTACCATGTCAAAGATTCACCTCAGAACTCACACAGGTGAAAAATCTTTCAAATGTGACACTTGTGGAAAAGCTTTTCGGTATAAGTCAGACTTAAATGTACACTTGAgagtccacacaggtgagaagccatttACATGCAACACATGTGGGAAAGCTTTCAGACATAATAGTGGGTTAACAGTCCACATGAGAACCCACAGCGGTGAGAAGCCATTTAgatgcaaaacatgtgggaaaGCTTTCAGATATTGTAGTAGCTTGCTGACCCAtatgagaatccacacag gtgagaagccatttacatgcaaaacatgtgggaaaGCTTTCAGACAGAGTAGTGAGTTGACAGTCCACATGAGAACCCACAGTGGTGAGAAGCTGCACCTTTGTAGTACATGTGGGAAAAGATTCAGTGACAACTCAGCATTGAAAAGTCATATGAGAATCCACTCAGGCGAGACGCCATATACTTGCACAACATGTGGGAGAGCTTTCGGACAGAAAGGTCACCTAAAATGccacatgagaatccacacaggtgagaagccatttacttgtacaacatgtgggaaagcTTTTGGATATAAATGTCACTTAGACACccacatgagaatccacacaggtgagaagccgtttacatgcaaaacatgtgggaaaGCATTCAGACATAATAGTCATTTGACAGCccacatgagaatccacacaggtgagaagccatttacatgcaaaacatgtgggaaagctttcagacagagcagtgagttAAGGGCCCACATGAGAATTCACACAGGTGAAAAGCCGTTTACATGCACAAGATGTGAGAAAGCTTTTGGACAGAAAAGTCACCTGAATGTCCACATGAGAACACACACTGGTGAGAAGTCATAA
- the LOC125896774 gene encoding zinc finger protein OZF-like isoform X16, producing the protein MCSVESLREFVNERLTAAAEEILGVFQRSIVEYEEEIDRQRRLLDMVWKPEIQSHRTELPQQHVCKEEEVVPEQQLCIEERKSSVEQEEPEAPEIKEEEEEVCSSQEGEQLVVKQETDGFMLTPDEESEQSEDQTLDFIHDDTQSAAEKESVISVPFITYVIPTSDHQLLSDNSRVVESQDEEGGHHENDTLSNNDNNSTMSKIHLRTHTGEKSFKCDTCGKAFRYKSDLNVHLRVHTGEKPFTCNTCGKAFRHNSGLTVHMRTHSGEKPFRCKTCGKAFRYCSSLLTHMRIHTGEKPFTCKTCGKAFRQSSELTVHMRTHSGEKLHLCSTCGKRFSDNSALKSHMRIHSGETPYTCTTCGRAFGQKGHLKCHMRIHTGEKPFTCTTCGKAFGYKCHLDTHMRIHTGEKPFTCKTCGKAFRHNSHLTAHMRIHTGEKPFTCKTCGKAFRQSSELRAHMRIHTGEKPFTCTRCEKAFGQKSHLNVHMRTHTGEKS; encoded by the exons ATGTGTTCAGTCGAGTCTTTGAGAGAGTTTGTCAACGAGcgactaactgctgctgctgaagaaatattgGGAGTTTTTCAAAGAAGCATCGTCGAGTACGAGGAAGAGATCGATCGTCAGCGCAGACTGTTGGATATGGTTTGGAAACCCGAAATACAGTCACACAGGACAG agctcccacagcaacatgtgtgtaaggaggaggaggttgtccctgagcagcagctgtgtaTTGAGGAGAGGAAGTCCAGTGTGGAGCAAGAGGAGCCAGAGGCTCCAgagattaaagaggaagaggaggaagtgtgcagcagtcaggagggagagcagcttgtagtgaagcAGGAGACTGATGGCTTTATGTTGACTCCTGATGAGGAAAGTGAGCAGAGTGAAGATCAGACTCTGGACTTCATTCATGATGACACTCAAAGTGCAGCAGAGAAAGAGTCTGTCATCAGCGTACCTTTTATAACCTATGTGATACCAACCAGTGACCACCAGCTGCTCTCTGACAACTCTCGTGTTGTTGAGAGCCAAGATGAGGAAGGAGGACATCATGAAAACGATACTCTCAGTAACAATGATAACAACTCTACCATGTCAAAGATTCACCTCAGAACTCACACAGGTGAAAAATCTTTCAAATGTGACACTTGTGGAAAAGCTTTTCGGTATAAGTCAGACTTAAATGTACACTTGAgagtccacacaggtgagaagccatttACATGCAACACATGTGGGAAAGCTTTCAGACATAATAGTGGGTTAACAGTCCACATGAGAACCCACAGCGGTGAGAAGCCATTTAgatgcaaaacatgtgggaaaGCTTTCAGATATTGTAGTAGCTTGCTGACCCAtatgagaatccacacag gtgagaagccatttacatgcaaaacatgtgggaaaGCTTTCAGACAGAGTAGTGAGTTGACAGTCCACATGAGAACCCACAGTGGTGAGAAGCTGCACCTTTGTAGTACATGTGGGAAAAGATTCAGTGACAACTCAGCATTGAAAAGTCATATGAGAATCCACTCAGGCGAGACGCCATATACTTGCACAACATGTGGGAGAGCTTTCGGACAGAAAGGTCACCTAAAATGccacatgagaatccacacaggtgagaagccatttacttgtacaacatgtgggaaagcTTTTGGATATAAATGTCACTTAGACACccacatgagaatccacacaggtgagaagccgtttacatgcaaaacatgtgggaaaGCATTCAGACATAATAGTCATTTGACAGCccacatgagaatccacacaggtgagaagccatttacatgcaaaacatgtgggaaagctttcagacagagcagtgagttAAGGGCCCACATGAGAATTCACACAGGTGAAAAGCCGTTTACATGCACAAGATGTGAGAAAGCTTTTGGACAGAAAAGTCACCTGAATGTCCACATGAGAACACACACTGGTGAGAAGTCATAA
- the LOC125896774 gene encoding gastrula zinc finger protein XlCGF57.1-like isoform X5, which produces MCSAESLREFVNQRLTAAAEEILGVFQRSIVEYEEEIDRQRRLLDMVLKPEIKLHRTELPQQHVCKEEEVVPEQQLCIEERKSSVEQEEPEAPEIKEEEEEVCSSQEGEQLVVKQETDGFMLSPADEESEQSEDQTLDFIHDDTQSAAEKESVFKMPVISSVISEATSEHQLLCHNSDVAERQDEEEYQHGDSGSTRNTELQAEKRHHESESHTNNVYDLTISNTHSNIHTGEKSVACYMLHNHMRIHTGEKPYLCNTCGKSLCHMTALKRHMRIHTGEKPFTCKVCGKAVREKGNLIIHMRSHTGERPFTCKTCGKAFQSNSGLLYHMRIHTGERQYICNTCGKRLCHMTTLKRHMRIHTGEKPFTCEICGKAFRWKGYLTIHMRIHTGERPFTCKICGAAFRQGHQMTAHMRNHTEELCTCRICGKVFKDNGQLIVHMRIHSSEKRYLCSTCGKRFPDKSALKGHIRVHTGEKPFTCTTCGKAFGQKGHLKGHMRIHTGEKPFTCTTCGKAFARKSHLPGHMRTHTGEKPFTCTTCGKAFGRKSQLTGHMKTHTEMTL; this is translated from the exons ATGTGTTCAGCTGAGTCTTTGAGAGAGTTTGTCAACCAGcgactaactgctgctgctgaagaaatattgGGAGTTTTTCAAAGAAGCATCGTCGAGTACGAGGAAGAGATCGATCGTCAGCGCAGACTGTTGGATATGGTTTTGAAGCCTGAAATCAAGTTACACAGGACAG AGCTCCCACAGCAACATGtgtgtaaggaggaggaggttgtccctgagcagcagctgtgtaTTGAGGAGAGGAAGTCCAGTGTGGAGCAAGAGGAGCCAGAGGCTCCAgagattaaagaggaagaggaggaagtgtgcagcagtcaggagggagagcagcttgtagtgaagcAGGAGACTGATGGCTTTATGTTGAGTCCTGCTGATGAGGAAAGTGAGCAGAGTGAAGATCAGACTCTGGACTTCATTCATGATGACACTCAAAGTGCAGCAGAGAAAGAGTCTGTATTTAAAATGCCAGTTATAAGCTCTGTGATATCAGAAGCAACCAGTGAGCACCAGCTGCTCTGTCACAACTCTGATGTAGCTGAGAGGCAAGATGAGGAAGAATACCAGCATGGAGACTCAGGATCAACTAGAAACACAGAGCTTCAAGCAGAGAAAAGACATCATGAAAGTGAAAGTCACACTAACAATGTATATGACTTAACAATTTCAAATACACACAGCAATATTCACACAGGTGAAAAGTCTGTGGCATGTTACATGTTGCATAAccacatgagaatccacacaggtgagaagccgtaccTTTGTAACACCTGTGGGAAAAGCCTCTGTCACATGACTGCGTTGAAAAGGCAtatgagaatccacacaggtgagaagccatttACTTGTAAAGTATGTGGGAAAGCTGTTAGAGAGAAGGGTAACCTGATTATCCACATGAGAAGCCACACAGGTGAGAGGCCATTTACCTGCAAAACATGTGGAAAAGCTTTCCAGTCTAATAGTGGCTTGCTGTAccacatgagaatccacacaggtgaaaGGCAGTACATTTGTAACACCTGTGGGAAAAGACTCTGTCACATGACTACACTGAAAAGGCAtatgagaatccacacaggcGAGAAGCCATTTACTTGTGAAATATGTGGGAAAGCTTTTAGATGGAAAGGTTACCTGACTATccacatgagaatccacacaggtgagaggcCATTTACCTGCAAAATATGTGGAGCAGCTTTCAGACAAGGTCATCAAATGACAGCCCACATGAGGAACCACACTGAGGAGCTGTGTACATGCAGAATATGTGGGAAAGTATTCAAAGATAACGGTCAATTGATAGTCCACATGAGAATCCACAGCAGTGAGAAGCGGTACCTTTGCAGTACCTGTGGGAAAAGATTCCCTGACAAATCAGCATTGAAAGGTCATATCAGAGTCCACACAGGCGAGAAGCCATTTACatgtacaacatgtgggaaagcTTTTGGACAGAAAGGTCACCTGAAAGGccacatgagaatccacacaggtgagaagccatttacttgtacaacatgtgggaaagcTTTCGCACGTAAAAGTCACCTGCCAGGCCACATGAGGACCCACACTGGTGAGAAGCCATTTACttgtacaacatgtgggaaagcTTTTGGACGTAAAAGTCAACTGACAGGCCACATGAAGACCCACACTGAAATGACACTTTAA
- the LOC125896774 gene encoding zinc finger protein OZF-like isoform X7, with the protein MCSAESLREFVNQRLTAAAEEILGVFQRSIVEYEEEIDRQRRLLDMVLKPEIKLHRTELPQQHVCKEEEVVPEQQLCIEERKSSVEQEEPEAPEIKEEEEEVCSSQEGEQLVVKQETDGFMLSPADEESEQSEDQTLDFIHDDTQSAAEKESVISVPFITYVIPTSDHQLLSDNSRVVESQDEEGGHHENDTLSNNDNNSTMSKIHLRTHTGEKSFKCDTCGKAFRYKSDLNVHLRVHTGEKPFTCNTCGKAFRHNSGLTVHMRTHSGEKPFRCKTCGKAFRYCSSLLTHMRIHTGEKPFTCKTCGKAFRQSSELTVHMRTHSGEKLHLCSTCGKRFSDNSALKSHMRIHSGETPYTCTTCGRAFGQKGHLKCHMRIHTGEKPFTCTTCGKAFGYKCHLDTHMRIHTGEKPFTCKTCGKAFRHNSHLTAHMRIHTGEKPFTCKTCGKAFRQSSELRAHMRIHTGEKPFTCTRCEKAFGQKSHLNVHMRTHTGEKS; encoded by the exons ATGTGTTCAGCTGAGTCTTTGAGAGAGTTTGTCAACCAGcgactaactgctgctgctgaagaaatattgGGAGTTTTTCAAAGAAGCATCGTCGAGTACGAGGAAGAGATCGATCGTCAGCGCAGACTGTTGGATATGGTTTTGAAGCCTGAAATCAAGTTACACAGGACAG agctcccacagcaacatgtgtgtaaggaggaggaggttgtccctgagcagcagctgtgtaTTGAGGAGAGGAAGTCCAGTGTGGAGCAAGAGGAGCCAGAGGCTCCAgagattaaagaggaagaggaggaagtgtgcagcagtcaggagggagagcagcttgtagtgaagcAGGAGACTGATGGCTTTATGTTGAGTCCTG CTGATGAGGAAAGTGAGCAGAGTGAAGATCAGACTCTGGACTTCATTCATGATGACACTCAAAGTGCAGCAGAGAAAGAGTCTGTCATCAGCGTACCTTTTATAACCTATGTGATACCAACCAGTGACCACCAGCTGCTCTCTGACAACTCTCGTGTTGTTGAGAGCCAAGATGAGGAAGGAGGACATCATGAAAACGATACTCTCAGTAACAATGATAACAACTCTACCATGTCAAAGATTCACCTCAGAACTCACACAGGTGAAAAATCTTTCAAATGTGACACTTGTGGAAAAGCTTTTCGGTATAAGTCAGACTTAAATGTACACTTGAgagtccacacaggtgagaagccatttACATGCAACACATGTGGGAAAGCTTTCAGACATAATAGTGGGTTAACAGTCCACATGAGAACCCACAGCGGTGAGAAGCCATTTAgatgcaaaacatgtgggaaaGCTTTCAGATATTGTAGTAGCTTGCTGACCCAtatgagaatccacacag gtgagaagccatttacatgcaaaacatgtgggaaaGCTTTCAGACAGAGTAGTGAGTTGACAGTCCACATGAGAACCCACAGTGGTGAGAAGCTGCACCTTTGTAGTACATGTGGGAAAAGATTCAGTGACAACTCAGCATTGAAAAGTCATATGAGAATCCACTCAGGCGAGACGCCATATACTTGCACAACATGTGGGAGAGCTTTCGGACAGAAAGGTCACCTAAAATGccacatgagaatccacacaggtgagaagccatttacttgtacaacatgtgggaaagcTTTTGGATATAAATGTCACTTAGACACccacatgagaatccacacaggtgagaagccgtttacatgcaaaacatgtgggaaaGCATTCAGACATAATAGTCATTTGACAGCccacatgagaatccacacaggtgagaagccatttacatgcaaaacatgtgggaaagctttcagacagagcagtgagttAAGGGCCCACATGAGAATTCACACAGGTGAAAAGCCGTTTACATGCACAAGATGTGAGAAAGCTTTTGGACAGAAAAGTCACCTGAATGTCCACATGAGAACACACACTGGTGAGAAGTCATAA
- the LOC125896774 gene encoding zinc finger protein OZF-like isoform X12 gives MCSVESLREFVSERLTAAAEEILGVFQRSIVEYEEEIDRQRRLLDMVLKPEIKLHRTELPQQHVCKEEEVVPEQQLCIEERKSSVEQEEPEAPEIKEEEEEVCSSQEGEQLVVKQETDGFMLSPADEESEQSEDQTLDFIHDDTQSAAEKESVINIPFITYVIPTSDHQLLSHNSYVVESQDEEGRHLEKDGLSNNDNNSAMSKIHLSTYTGEKSFKCDTCGKAFQYKSNLNIHMRIHSGEKPFKCKTCGTAFRHNSSLLAHKRIHTGEKPFRCKTCGKAFRYNSPLTIHMRIHTGEKPFTCKTCGKAFRQSSELTVHMRTHSGEKLHLCSTCGKRFSDNSALKSHMRIHSGETPYTCTTCGRAFGQKGHLKCHMRIHTGEKPFTCTTCGKAFGYKCHLDTHMRIHTGEKPFTCKTCGKAFRHNSHLTAHMRIHTGEKPFTCKTCGKAFRQSSELRAHMRIHTGEKPFTCTRCEKAFGQKSHLNVHMRTHTGEKS, from the exons ATGTGTTCGGTTGAGTCTTTGAGAGAGTTTGTCAGCGAGcgactaactgctgctgctgaagaaatattgGGAGTTTTTCAAAGAAGCATCGTCGAGTACGAGGAAGAGATCGATCGTCAGCGCAGACTGTTGGATATGGTTTTGAAGCCTGAAATCAAGTTACACAGGACAG agctcccacagcaacatgtgtgtaaggaggaggaggttgtccctgagcagcagctctgtattgAGGAGAGGAAGTCCAGTGTGGAGCAAGAGGAGCCAGAGGCTCCAgagattaaagaggaagaggaggaagtgtgcagcagtcaggagggagagcagcttgtgGTGAAGCAGGAGACTGATGGCTTTATGTTGAGTCCTGCTGATGAGGAAAGTGAGCAGAGTGAAGATCAGACTCTGGACTTCATTCACGATGACACTCAAAGTGCAGCAGAGAAAGAGTCTGTCATCAACATACCATTTATAACCTATGTGATACCAACCAGTGACCACCAGCTGCTCTCCCACAACTCTTATGTTGTTGAGAGCCAAGATGAGGAAGGAAGACATCTTGAAAAGGATGGTCTCAGTAACAATGATAACAACTCTGCCATGTCAAAGATTCACCTCAGCACTTATACAGGTGAAAAATCTTTCAAATGTGACACTTGTGGAAAAGCTTTTCAGTACAAGTCAAACTTAAATATACACATGAGAATCCACTCGGGTGAGAAGCCATTtaaatgcaaaacatgtggAACAGCTTTCAGACATAATAGTAGCTTGTTGGCCCACAaaagaatccacacaggtgagaagccgtttAGATGCAAAACATGTGGAAAAGCTTTCAGATATAATAGTCCTTTGACAATccacatgagaatccacacaggtgagaagccatttacatgcaaaacatgtgggaaaGCTTTCAGACAGAGTAGTGAGTTGACAGTCCACATGAGAACCCACAGTGGTGAGAAGCTGCACCTTTGTAGTACATGTGGGAAAAGATTCAGTGACAACTCAGCATTGAAAAGTCATATGAGAATCCACTCAGGCGAGACGCCATATACTTGCACAACATGTGGGAGAGCTTTCGGACAGAAAGGTCACCTAAAATGccacatgagaatccacacaggtgagaagccatttacttgtacaacatgtgggaaagcTTTTGGATATAAATGTCACTTAGACACccacatgagaatccacacaggtgagaagccgtttacatgcaaaacatgtgggaaaGCATTCAGACATAATAGTCATTTGACAGCccacatgagaatccacacaggtgagaagccatttacatgcaaaacatgtgggaaagctttcagacagagcagtgagttAAGGGCCCACATGAGAATTCACACAGGTGAAAAGCCGTTTACATGCACAAGATGTGAGAAAGCTTTTGGACAGAAAAGTCACCTGAATGTCCACATGAGAACACACACTGGTGAGAAGTCATAA
- the LOC125896774 gene encoding zinc finger protein OZF-like isoform X11, which yields MCSVESLREFVNERLTAAAEEILGVFQRSIVEYEEEIDRQRRLLDMVWKPEIQSHRTELPQQHVCKEEEVVPEQQLCIEERKSSVEQEEPEAPEIKEEEEEVCSSQEGEQLVVKQETDGFMLSPADEESEQSEDQTLDFIHDDTQSAAEKESVINIPFITYVIPTSDHQLLSHNSYVVESQDEEGRHLEKDGLSNNDNNSAMSKIHLSTYTGEKSFKCDTCGKAFQYKSNLNIHMRIHSGEKPFKCKTCGTAFRHNSSLLAHKRIHTGEKPFRCKTCGKAFRYNSPLTIHMRIHTGEKPFTCKTCGKAFRQSSELTVHMRTHSGEKLHLCSTCGKRFSDNSALKSHMRIHSGETPYTCTTCGRAFGQKGHLKCHMRIHTGEKPFTCTTCGKAFGYKCHLDTHMRIHTGEKPFTCKTCGKAFRHNSHLTAHMRIHTGEKPFTCKTCGKAFRQSSELRAHMRIHTGEKPFTCTRCEKAFGQKSHLNVHMRTHTGEKS from the exons ATGTGTTCAGTCGAGTCTTTGAGAGAGTTTGTCAACGAGcgactaactgctgctgctgaagaaatattgGGAGTTTTTCAAAGAAGCATCGTCGAGTACGAGGAAGAGATCGATCGTCAGCGCAGACTGTTGGATATGGTTTGGAAACCCGAAATACAGTCACACAGGACAG agctcccacagcaacatgtgtgtaaggaggaggaggttgtccctgagcagcagctctgtattgAGGAGAGGAAGTCCAGTGTGGAGCAAGAGGAGCCAGAGGCTCCAgagattaaagaggaagaggaggaagtgtgcagcagtcaggagggagagcagcttgtgGTGAAGCAGGAGACTGATGGCTTTATGTTGAGTCCTGCTGATGAGGAAAGTGAGCAGAGTGAAGATCAGACTCTGGACTTCATTCACGATGACACTCAAAGTGCAGCAGAGAAAGAGTCTGTCATCAACATACCATTTATAACCTATGTGATACCAACCAGTGACCACCAGCTGCTCTCCCACAACTCTTATGTTGTTGAGAGCCAAGATGAGGAAGGAAGACATCTTGAAAAGGATGGTCTCAGTAACAATGATAACAACTCTGCCATGTCAAAGATTCACCTCAGCACTTATACAGGTGAAAAATCTTTCAAATGTGACACTTGTGGAAAAGCTTTTCAGTACAAGTCAAACTTAAATATACACATGAGAATCCACTCGGGTGAGAAGCCATTtaaatgcaaaacatgtggAACAGCTTTCAGACATAATAGTAGCTTGTTGGCCCACAaaagaatccacacaggtgagaagccgtttAGATGCAAAACATGTGGAAAAGCTTTCAGATATAATAGTCCTTTGACAATccacatgagaatccacacaggtgagaagccatttacatgcaaaacatgtgggaaaGCTTTCAGACAGAGTAGTGAGTTGACAGTCCACATGAGAACCCACAGTGGTGAGAAGCTGCACCTTTGTAGTACATGTGGGAAAAGATTCAGTGACAACTCAGCATTGAAAAGTCATATGAGAATCCACTCAGGCGAGACGCCATATACTTGCACAACATGTGGGAGAGCTTTCGGACAGAAAGGTCACCTAAAATGccacatgagaatccacacaggtgagaagccatttacttgtacaacatgtgggaaagcTTTTGGATATAAATGTCACTTAGACACccacatgagaatccacacaggtgagaagccgtttacatgcaaaacatgtgggaaaGCATTCAGACATAATAGTCATTTGACAGCccacatgagaatccacacaggtgagaagccatttacatgcaaaacatgtgggaaagctttcagacagagcagtgagttAAGGGCCCACATGAGAATTCACACAGGTGAAAAGCCGTTTACATGCACAAGATGTGAGAAAGCTTTTGGACAGAAAAGTCACCTGAATGTCCACATGAGAACACACACTGGTGAGAAGTCATAA
- the LOC125896774 gene encoding zinc finger protein OZF-like isoform X6, translating to MCSAESLREFVNQRLTAAAEEILGVFQRSIVEYEEEIDRQRRLLDMVLKPEIKLHRTELPQQHVCKEEEVVPEQQLCIEERKSSVEQEEPEAPEIKEEEEEVCSSQEGEQLVVKQETDGFMLSPADEESEQSEDQTLDFIHDDTQSAAEKESVINIPFITYVIPTSDHQLLSHNSYVVESQDEEGRHLEKDGLSNNDNNSAMSKIHLSTYTGEKSFKCDTCGKAFQYKSNLNIHMRIHSGEKPFKCKTCGTAFRHNSSLLAHKRIHTGEKPFRCKTCGKAFRYNSPLTIHMRIHTGEKPFTCKTCGKAFRQSSELTVHMRTHSGEKLHLCSTCGKRFSDNSALKSHMRIHSGETPYTCTTCGRAFGQKGHLKCHMRIHTGEKPFTCTTCGKAFGYKCHLDTHMRIHTGEKPFTCKTCGKAFRHNSHLTAHMRIHTGEKPFTCKTCGKAFRQSSELRAHMRIHTGEKPFTCTRCEKAFGQKSHLNVHMRTHTGEKS from the exons ATGTGTTCAGCTGAGTCTTTGAGAGAGTTTGTCAACCAGcgactaactgctgctgctgaagaaatattgGGAGTTTTTCAAAGAAGCATCGTCGAGTACGAGGAAGAGATCGATCGTCAGCGCAGACTGTTGGATATGGTTTTGAAGCCTGAAATCAAGTTACACAGGACAG agctcccacagcaacatgtgtgtaaggaggaggaggttgtccctgagcagcagctctgtattgAGGAGAGGAAGTCCAGTGTGGAGCAAGAGGAGCCAGAGGCTCCAgagattaaagaggaagaggaggaagtgtgcagcagtcaggagggagagcagcttgtgGTGAAGCAGGAGACTGATGGCTTTATGTTGAGTCCTGCTGATGAGGAAAGTGAGCAGAGTGAAGATCAGACTCTGGACTTCATTCACGATGACACTCAAAGTGCAGCAGAGAAAGAGTCTGTCATCAACATACCATTTATAACCTATGTGATACCAACCAGTGACCACCAGCTGCTCTCCCACAACTCTTATGTTGTTGAGAGCCAAGATGAGGAAGGAAGACATCTTGAAAAGGATGGTCTCAGTAACAATGATAACAACTCTGCCATGTCAAAGATTCACCTCAGCACTTATACAGGTGAAAAATCTTTCAAATGTGACACTTGTGGAAAAGCTTTTCAGTACAAGTCAAACTTAAATATACACATGAGAATCCACTCGGGTGAGAAGCCATTtaaatgcaaaacatgtggAACAGCTTTCAGACATAATAGTAGCTTGTTGGCCCACAaaagaatccacacaggtgagaagccgtttAGATGCAAAACATGTGGAAAAGCTTTCAGATATAATAGTCCTTTGACAATccacatgagaatccacacaggtgagaagccatttacatgcaaaacatgtgggaaaGCTTTCAGACAGAGTAGTGAGTTGACAGTCCACATGAGAACCCACAGTGGTGAGAAGCTGCACCTTTGTAGTACATGTGGGAAAAGATTCAGTGACAACTCAGCATTGAAAAGTCATATGAGAATCCACTCAGGCGAGACGCCATATACTTGCACAACATGTGGGAGAGCTTTCGGACAGAAAGGTCACCTAAAATGccacatgagaatccacacaggtgagaagccatttacttgtacaacatgtgggaaagcTTTTGGATATAAATGTCACTTAGACACccacatgagaatccacacaggtgagaagccgtttacatgcaaaacatgtgggaaaGCATTCAGACATAATAGTCATTTGACAGCccacatgagaatccacacaggtgagaagccatttacatgcaaaacatgtgggaaagctttcagacagagcagtgagttAAGGGCCCACATGAGAATTCACACAGGTGAAAAGCCGTTTACATGCACAAGATGTGAGAAAGCTTTTGGACAGAAAAGTCACCTGAATGTCCACATGAGAACACACACTGGTGAGAAGTCATAA